The following is a genomic window from Pan paniscus chromosome 18, NHGRI_mPanPan1-v2.0_pri, whole genome shotgun sequence.
GGATGGAAATTtggatggataggtggaaggATAGATGATGGAAGGTTGGATGGACATGTTTAAGAATGGATGGATGACAGGTTGTATGGACAGGTTGAAATACAGATGGATGGAAAGGACAGGTTGAAATAAAGATGGATGGAAAGCTGGATGGACAGGTAGAAGTACAGATGGATGGAAGGTTGGATGGATAAGCGGAAGGATGGTCAGGGAGAAGATTGGATGGATAAGTGGAAGGATGGATGATGGAAGGTTAGATGGATaggtggaaggatggatggatggaaggttggatggataggtggaaggatggatggatggaaggatggatggataggtggaaggctggatggatggaaggttggatggataggtggaaggctggatggatggaaggttggatggataggtggaaggCTGGATGGATGGAAGGTTAGATGGATaggtggaaggatggatggatggataagtggaaggctggatggatggaaggttggatggataggtggaaggCTGGATGGATGGAAGGTTAGATGGATaggtggaaggatggatggatggaaggatggatggataggtggaaggctggatggatggaaggttggatggataggtggaaggCTGGATGGATGGAACGTtggatggataggtggaaggctggatggatggaaggttggatggataggtggaaggATGGATGATGGAAgaacttttttggttttttgtttttgtttaaatatttgcaaatcatttatctgatgaaggatttgtatccagaatatacaaagaactcttaaaagtcAACAAATAACTCAACTGAAAACgagcaaaggatttgaacagacacttctccaaagaaaacacattaatgtgccaatgagcacatgaaaacatgttcagCAGCATTAGCTATCAGGAAATTCaaatgaaaccacaatgagacaccacttcacacccagtagaatagttaaaattttaaacatagataataataagtgttggtaaggatgcgGAAGTATTGGAACcctatacactgctggtaggattgtaaaatggttcagctactttagaaaacagtttggcggTTCTTCTCTAAACACAGAGtaatcatatgacccagcaattctgctcctacATATAGATGAAACCCTTTTTCTTGGGGTTCTGGGACGACTTGGCCTGCAGGACAGAGCCCGGCACGCAGGGCCTTTGCGTCTTTTCCCACAAGAAGCGTGGACCATTTCGCCCATCCCAGCCCTACTGGCTTCAGTTTCCCCTCTATGAGAGCCCGCGGGTCTCCACCTGAGAGAATGCAGGTGCTCCCGCGCCGGGAGTGGGCGGGCAGAAGAGCGGGCGGGGGGCGGTCTGGATGCCTcgtcccgccccgccccgcccctttCTGCCCTCCTCGGGAGGAGGTGGTGGCCCGGTGGCCCTGGCGGCGCGGAGACTGGCGCAGCGCGGGGAGCACGCAGCGCCGCGGGAGCCCGGGCCAGGTGAGCGAAGCCCGGACGCGGGCCAGGGAGGGACGCAGGTGCTGGCGGGACAGGGAGGGTGAGGGAGCCAAGAGGGGAGGGGACCCCCACCCTGGAGCTGCCCGCGAGCCCAGCGCGCTCAGGGTCAGTCCCTGATGCTCCCCACCCTTTTGCCAGTTCCTTCCACCAAACCCGCTTTTGGGGTCCCCATCGACCTGGATTCCGGCGGAGACACTGTCTGTGACTCCATCAAAGTTTCCTCatgttctctgggcctcagtttccacctctGGGTAATGGGAACCATAGCCTGTACTTCACTGAACTTCCAAAAGAATGAGTGAAGCCATGTCCAGGGTGGGTCTGGCGCGCGACCATAGCACAGCCAGATCCCGAACATGCCCCAGAGATTTTGTTCACCCAGCAGCATTTGCTGGCCGCCTGCTTtgcgccaggcactgttctaggtgctgggacaCTCCAGGGAATGAAATCCTCCCGGAGCTTTGCAATCTAGCCTCGCAAGGCATTCTGGCGTCTGTTTTCTCATGACCACCCTGTGAGGAGCCAGAGCAGCCAGAAATATTTGGGTCCATTCGCGGTCGTGGGTACTAAGGTACAGTGAGGTTTTAAGGCCCTTACCCAAGGGCACACCCCAATAAGTGAGTATCCAAGGCTGAGTCCAGCCTTTGCCACAAAAGGCATCCTCTTAGGGTAGAAAGTCAGCTCTGGTCCCATAGACCCTTCCCCAGAACAGAGTCCTCTGGGCCTGAGTACAGGAGGAGGGCTTGCTGTGGGGCTgcatcctctcctctccctctcggGGATTTCGGCCCCTGCTCATGATGGTTTGCAGTCTCTCTCATTAAACCCAtgagtgggctgggcgcagtggctcacgcctgtaatcccagcactttgggaggctgagggtggcagatcacttgagaccaggagtttgagaccagcctggccaaaatggtgaaacccccgtctctactaaacatacaaaaattaaccaggtgtggtggtgcgtgcctgtagtcccagctactcgggaggctgagggaggagaattgcttgaacaaggcaggcggaggttgcagtgagccaagatcacaccactgcactccagcctgagcaacagagtgagactccttctctaaataaataaataaagccatgaGTGTTCGTGCTTATACGGGGCAGGACTGTATTCCTCACCCAGACATTTGGTGAGCAGGGCAGTAacagaggaaattaaaaatacagcccCTCTAGCTGCCAGAGTCCCTGCCCTGTGACCACCACCAGCAAAAAAACATGGGGCTCATCAGTCCAGTCACTCAACAAATACCCGTTCTTTCATGCAGCCAGTATATGCCATGCAGGGCAGAGATGCACCTATCTGTATATGTAGGGCCTGGCGCACAGAGGTCCCTAGCACATGGTTGCTGTTGTTACGGTTAATGATCACCTAGCCCTGGTCATCCAGCCTCATCCTCAGGTGGAGAGGGAGGtcgggaggggggtggggggatggatgATGGTGACAGTGACTGACAGCCTGGCTTGCCCTGAGTCTAGactgagggctgggcacagtggctcacgcctgtaatctcaacactttgggaggccaaggcaggagaattgcttgagttccAGGAGTTCactactagcctgggcaacagagtgagactctgtctcaaaaattaaaaaaagatctagggagctgggtgcggtggctcacacctgtaatcccagcactttgggaggctgaggtgggaggatcacttgaggtcaggagttcaagaccagcctggccaacatggtgaaaccccatctctactaaaaatgcaaaaattcaccaggcatggtagcatgcacctgtattcccagctgcttgtggggctaagatgggaggatcgcttgagcacagaaggttgaagctgcagtgagctatgattgtgccactgcactccagcctgggcgacagagaaaagaaagtagtCTGAGGCTGCAAAGAACAGGATCCTCAGTGCTGTCCCCCTAGGCCCATAGACCAGACCCTAAAGCCTGCAGAGGGATTGGGCAGAACCTGTGGTACCAGCCACCCACACTACTGTCGGACCTTGGAGGACCAGAGGCGTCAGGCGTCAGGGTGGAGACAGGCATAGCACTTGGAGTCATGTGCAAGTTTCCAGGGTGCAGAGTCCTTTTGGATCCACGTggattctcctcctcctcctctttctcttcctcctcttccagaAGGCTCTCCCAATCTCCCCAGTCAGAAAGCAGCCACCTCCCAGTCTGGTGAGGTTCCCGCTGGATGATTTGCCCTGTCTTCCTTTGGTACTCCATGGAAACTGGAATTTTAAGGAACTGGTAGATAAGTCAGGAATGCTTAATGTCAACCTCAGTTACACAGCGTGACTTTGGGCCTCAATTTTCTTAGCTCTAAAATCCAAGTCTTGGCTGCCTTGTCTCTGACTCTGTGCAGAGGACAGCAGCCACactggagttttttgtttgtttgtttgtttgtttttgagactgagtctcattctattgcccagactggggtgcagtggcaccatctcagctcactgcaacctccgccttccaggttcaagcaattcttgtgcttcagtctcctgagtagctgggattacaggtgtgccccactacacccggctaatttttgtattttcagtagagacagggtttcaccatgttggccatgctgatctccaactcctggcctcaagtgatccgcccgcctcagcctcccaaactgctgggattacagacgtgaaccaccacgccgggcccacACTGGAGATTCTTGAGATTCTGAAAGGGGCAGGTTCCCTGGGAACTCAGAGAGTTTCTAATTTCCACCTGGAGTTCCCCTCAGTCCTAGAGGTCTAATAATTTATGTGACTTGAAACGATTCTAGAgcattctttcttctattttttttcccacaggtGGTCGGTTTCTGGGTCTGCATGGCTCAGTAGAGGATGAAGTCCAACCCCCCACGCTCCTCCCTAGAGGCCTGCAAAGCTGCAGGCCAGGGTGAGAAGAGCTGCCCTGTCTGCCAGGCCTGTGGAGAGGTCTCAGGTCCAAGGTCTGGCTCAGGGTCTGAGTCAAGGCCTGCACCAAAGCCTGGTGCCATTCCAGGGCCTGGACTGGGGCCCAAAGCTATTCCAGGACCTCAGGCGGGTTCTGATACTGTTCCAAGGCCTGGTGCTATTTCAGGGACTGGACCAGGTCTAGGGCCTGGGCCAGGAGCTGGGTCCGTACCTGGGCCAGGAACTGGGTCCGTACCTGGGCCAGGAGCTGGGTCCGTACCTGGTCTAGGAGCTGGGTCCGTACCTGGGCCAGGAGCTGGGTCTGTACCTGGACCAGGAGCTGGGTCGGGACCTGGTCTAGGAGCTGGGTTGGGACCTGGTCTAGGAGCTGGGCCAGGAGCTGGGTCTGTACCTGGGCCAGGAGCTGGATCGGTACCTGGGCCGGGAGCTGGATCAGTACCTGGGCCAGGAGCTGGGTCTACACCTGAGCCAGAGCTAGGGCCTGGGCTCAGACAGGGGTCTGGGACTGGGCCCAAACCCAGTGAGTCAACAACAACCCCAACACCAGCGCCGCAGCAGAAGACTCAAGCCAAACCCACAAAGGCTGCCAGGCAGAAGGTTCTAGTGACTGGAGGAGGAGGCTACCTGGGCTTCAGCCTGGGATCCCACCTAGCCAAGAGCGGCACTTCCGTCATTCTGCTTGACCGCCGCAGACCCCAGTGGGAACTGTCCCCGGAAACCAAGTTCATCCAGGTACAAGGAACAAGGGTCTTAATAGACTGGGGCAGTGGTGATGGTCAGGGGACAGTGTTTGATGTGAAACCTGTGGTGTGGAGTTTAGGGGCACACTGTTTGAAGCCAGACTGTTTGAGCTATAGCTCTGGCTCTGGTGCTACCAGCTGGGTAGCTATGGTCACAGAAAGGGGACAACAGTAACCAACACCTACTTCACAGGGTCTCATTGGGAGTTGATGAGACAGTGCACATAAACCTAGCACAGCCCCTGTCACCTACAGAGCGTGATGAATGAGCACGGGATGTTGCTCACGGTGCCCTGTAGAATCATTTAGTGAATCCTGCCCCACCAGCCTTTCCTGATGCTACAGAGGCTTGGCCTGGGCTGGGTCAGGGGGCCAGTTCTGAGACCAGGCAAGGTGCAGAGGTGTTATCTCTTGCCTTGGACTTGAACCCCCTGCCCTCATCTCTTTTTCCTCTGGTGCAGGCTGATGTCCGAGATGAAGAAGCCCTGTACCGTGCCTTCGAAGGGGTGGACTGTGTCTTCCACGTGGCTTCCTATGGAATGTCCGGGGCTGAGAAGGTGGGCTCCTCACACACAACACCTGGAGTTAGACAGAGTGGGgttccagtcctggctctgccctcaCACCCATGCATTCCCTATCATGCTTCACCTATTGTAGGAGGGACTTGGGCTACTCCCACCCTGCATCCTGCATCCATGACACCAAATACCAGTTctgccatttttgtttgtttgtttgttttttttgagactgagtctcactctgtcacccaggatggagtgcagtggcgcaatctcagctcactgcaacttccatctcccaggttcaagtggttctcctgcctcagcctcctgagtagctgggattacaggtgccaccaacacgcccagctaatttttgtatttttagtagaaacagggtttcaccatgttggccaggctggtctcaagctcctgacctcaggtgatctgcccgccttggcctcccaaagtgctgggattacaggcatgagccaccgcacccggccccatttCTGCCATTTTATAACTGTGTTATCTAGGGCAAgtttatttaacctctttgatcCTCTTTCATCATCTGGAAAGTGAGGATATTACTATTGGTAATATCACAACCTCTTCAGAGAGCAATGTAATAGTATCCACCAAAACATATGTATACCCGTTGCCTCAGAAATTACACTCATTTGTGTATTTGCAGCATTGTTTTTAATAACAAAACACCAGAAATAACCTATCAGTTGAGgactatttaaataaattgtgttTTAGAGTCAAATTCTATGCAGCCATTCAAAAGAAAGAGGTAACTCAAAGTGTGCAGATTAAAAAAACAGTTTCCAAGGTGCAAAGCAGTGTTTGGCATTCTCCTGTTTGTTTCCAAAAAAAGCTAAAGAAACTATTTATTTCTATAGTCACACATGCTTATATGCTGATATTAATAAGAATAGATTATCTCGAGAAACACTGGAAATTTAACAGTGGCTGCCTctggggagggaaaaggaagattTGGAATCAGGAGTAGCAGGGAACCTTCTTTTTCACTATACACCCATTTTACTGTTTGAATTGTTTTTAACCTTGATCGTGTTGCCTATGAAACAAAAACAGCCACAACAAGAATAAATatagagccaggtgtggtggctcacacctgtaatcccagcactttgggaggccaaggtgggaggattgcttgagcccaggagttcgagaccagcctgggcaacatagtgagacccctatctctatttaaaaataataaaagtaaattttattatttttatttatttatttatttttgagacggagtttcgctcagTCAccaaggctggtgtgcagtgatatgatctcagctcactgcagcctccacctcccaggttcaagcgattcttctgcctcagactcctgagtagctaagattacagttgcacgccaccacacctggctaatttttgtatttctagtagagacggggtttcgccatgttgctcaagctggtctcaaactcctgacctgaagtgatccgcccacctcggcctcccaaagtgctgggattataggcatgagataccacgcctggccaaaaatttttaaaagaataaatataggctggaagcagtggctcatgcctgtacccccaacattttgagaggccaaggcaggtggatcacctgaggtcaggagtttgagaccatcctgaccaacatgatgaaaccccatctctactaaatacaaaaacattagccaggcatggtggtgcatgcctgtaatcccagctacttggaaggctgaggcaggagaatcattcaaacccgggaggcagaggttgcagtgagccaagattgtaccactacactccaccttggacaacaagagctaaactcggtctcaaaaaaataataataataaatatagctTAAAAATAAGCATGGAGCTCATCTCCTGGTgtgatgagaattaaatgagatcatggatCAGGAAGTTCTTGCCCTGTTCCTGGCCCACAGGAGCCCTCACAgcggcctaatttttgtttttcacatccCAGCTCCCTCATGAGGGCCCAGCCCATATAACCATGTTCAccttacagatagggaaactgaggctttgagagTAGGAAAATGACCCAACAGGTTCTGAGCCCatcttctgtgccaggcactgtaccagGTCCTCTCAAGTGTCTTATTGAGTCCCGCCCACCACCCAGGGGAGGAGGTTGGccctcactttacaaatgaggttGCTGAGGGACAGATGTGTGGGCAGAACCTCCTCTGGCCACCCAGGAAGATGGTGGCAGAGCCAGGCACCCACACTCCAGGTGGGCCTTCGGGATCCCTGCCTCTGAACTGAACATCCTGCTGCCCTGTCCCACCTGACCCCAAGCTCAGCCTTCCAGCCTCAGCAAGAAGGCATGGGTAGCACCATGACTTTCTCACCTGTCTTGTCTTTTAGCTGCAGAAAGAGCAGATTGAGTCTATAAATGTTGGAGGCACCAAACTAGTGATTGATGGTAGGTGCTCAGAGCCGGGTATGACCTG
Proteins encoded in this region:
- the SDR42E2 gene encoding putative short-chain dehydrogenase/reductase family 42E member 2 — its product is MKSNPPRSSLEACKAAGQGEKSCPVCQACGEVSGPRSGSGSESRPAPKPGAIPGPGLGPKAIPGPQAGSDTVPRPGAISGTGPGLGPGPGAGSVPGPGTGSVPGPGAGSVPGLGAGSVPGPGAGSVPGPGAGSGPGLGAGLGPGLGAGPGAGSVPGPGAGSVPGPGAGSVPGPGAGSTPEPELGPGLRQGSGTGPKPSESTTTPTPAPQQKTQAKPTKAARQKVLVTGGGGYLGFSLGSHLAKSGTSVILLDRRRPQWELSPETKFIQADVRDEEALYRAFEGVDCVFHVASYGMSGAEKLQKEQIESINVGGTKLVIDVCVRRRVPRLIYTSTVNVAFGGKPIEQGDEDSVPYFPLDEHVDHYSRTKAIADQLTLMANGTPLPGGGTLRTCVLRPPGIYGPEEQRHLPRVAGHIKKRLFMFRFGDRKARMNWVHVHNLVQAHVLAAEALTTAKGYVASGQAYYINDGESVNLFEWMAPLFEKLGYSQPWIQVPTSWVYLTAAVMERLHLALRPICSLPPLLTRSEVRSVAVTHTFQIAKARAQLGYAPDKFRFADAVELYVQSTTRRPRGSTARTLLRLLLGLLLFLGLLALALHFLGLQPLHAAVERL